The nucleotide sequence GCCGACTCGGTTCGAAGGAATTTCCGCATCTCCCATGGTTTCGACCTGGCGCTGGATACCCGAGACGAGTTGGTCGATCCGCTCCTGCTCGATTCCGCGCTTGCGACAGGCGAGGGCGACCGACTGCTCGATCTTACCGCGCTCGAAGGGTTCGCGCTTCCCGTCGGATTTGACCACGGTGACTTCGCGCAGTTGCACCCGCTCGAACGTGGTGAAACGCGCCCCGCAGCTTTCGCATTGCCTGCGGCGGCGGATCGCGGTGTTGTCCTCGGTGGGCCGCGAATCCTTTACCTGGCTATCGTCATGGGCGCAGAACGGGCAGCGCATGCCTTACGGGCGCAATCTCTTGTAGAGCATGAACCCGGCACCGGCGACGAGTCCAATCGGCCAGGTCACGACCGGCAGGAGACCCGCGGCAAGCGCCCCGACGGCCGCGCCGGTCAGCACGGGCTTGGTGGACGGATGGTGCATCCCTTCCTTGGCCATGCCCTTGATTTCTTCGCCCGCTTCGGAGAGCAGGTCGTCGCGGTGGGGCGGACGGTTCGGATCGGTCATCGGACTTATCTCCCGGGATAGACGGGAAAGGCGGCGCAAAGCTCGCCAACCCGGCGGCGGACGCTCTCTTCTACCTGAGCATCGCCTTCGTCGCCATTCCTCGAAAGCCCTTCGACGACTTCTGCAATCAGTCCGCCGATTTTCCTGAATTCGGCCGGGCCGAAACCGCGGGTCGTCCCCGCCGGAGTGCCGAGGCGCACGCCCGAGGTGACGAACGGGCTGCGGGTGTCGAACGGGATGCCGTTCTTGTTGCAGGTGAGAAAGGCGCGGTCGAGGCCGGTTTCGGCGGCCTTGCCGGTCACGTCCTTGGGGGTCAGGTCGACCAGCATCAGGTGGTTGTCGGTCCCGCCCGAGACGATCCTCAGGCCGGCTTCCTCGAGACTGGCGGCGAGAGCCTTGGCGTTCTCCACGATCGAGGCGGCATAGGTCTTGAACTCGGGCCGCAGCGCCTCGCCGAAGGCGACCGCCTTGCCGGCAATGACGTGGACCAGTGGGCCGCCCTGCATGCCGGGGAAGACCGCCATGTTAAGCGGCTTGCTGAGCTCCTCGTCGTTCCACAGGATGATGCCCGAACGCGGACCGCGCAGGCTCTTGTGAGTGGTCGTGGTGGTGACGTGGGCGTGCGGGATGGGCGAGGGATGGGCGCCGCCGGCGACGAGGCCGGCGAAGTGCGACATGTCGGCCAGCAGGTACGCGCCCACCTCGTCGGCAATCGCCCGGAACGCGGCGAAGTCCCAGTGGCGCGGATAGGCGGTGGCGCCGGCGATGATGAGCTTGGGCTTGTGCTCGTGGGCGAGGCGGCGGATCTCGTCCATGTCGAGACGCTGGTCGTCCTTGCGCACGCCATAGGGCACGGCGTTGAACCACTTGCCGCTCATGTTGACCGGCGAACCGTGGGTCAGATGGCCGCCCGACGACAGGTCGAGCCCCATGAACGTGTCGCCGGGATTGAGCAGCGCGAGGAACACCGCCTGGTTCATCTGGCTGCCCGAGTTGGGCTGGACGTTGGCAAATTTGCTGCCGAACAGCTGCTTGGCGCGCTCGATGGCCAGCGTCTCGACGACGTCGGCATATTCGCACCCGCCGTAGTAGCGGCGGCCGGGATAGCCCTCGGCATACTTGTTGGTGAAGACCGAGCCGGTCGCCTCGAGCACCGCCGGGCTGGTGATGTTCTCGCTGGCGATCAGCTCGATACGGTCGCGCTGGCGGGCGAGTTCGTTGCGGATCGCAGCATAGACCTCGGGGTCGGCCTGCTCGAGGCTGTCGTGCCAGAAGTGGCCCAACGTCTCGGACATTACAGGGCGGGGGGCTTCTTGGGCGGTGCTCATTCAGGAATCCTGCGGGGAATGGGAGAGTTTTTCGACCCGGCGAACGTGCCGATCGCCGCCGAACTGGCCGACAAGAAACGATTGTAGGCACGCTTTCGCCATGTCCAAACCTATCAGCCGCGCGCCCATGGCGATCACGTTGGCATCGTTATGCTCACGGGCGAGCGCTGCGGAGTACGGATCGGAGACCAGCGCGCAGCGCACCGCGGCGTTCCTATTCACGGCAATCGAAATGCCGATGCCGGAGCCGCACAGGGCAACGCCGCGTTCGGCATCACCCGAAGCCACGGCGCTTGCGAGCTTGTAGCCATAGTCGGGGTAATCGACGCTGTCCGGACTGTTCGGTCCAAGGTCGAGCACCTCGTGCCCCCATTCGCGCATCGCGTCCGCAAGCGCCGCCTTGAGGTCGAGCGCCGCGTGGTCGGAGGCGATGGCGATCTTCATGCGCCGCACATAGTGATTCGCGTCGCCCGGTGCCACCGCAAACGGGCTTTGTCCCCGACGAGGTGAGCTATAGGGTGGCAATCGAGCAGGAGGGGGAACCGCTATGGACTACCGCTATCTCGGCACAAGCGCGCTCAAGGTATCGCCGCTGTGCCTCGGCACGATGATGTTCGGCGGGGCGACCGACGAGACGGTGGCCAGGCGCATCGTCGACAAGGCGCGCGGACAAGGGGTCAACTTCCTCGACACCGCCGACCTCTACAACGCCGGAGCGTGCGAGGAGGTCGTCGGCCGTTGCATCGGCGGCGACCGCCACCACTGGGTCGTGGCGACCAAGTTCGGCTACAACATGAGCGGCGAGCCGAACGAGGGCGGACAATCGCGCAAGTGGATTTTTCAGGACGTCGAGGACAGCCTGCGCCGGCTCGGCACCGATTTCATCGACGTGCTCTATTTCCACCGCGCCGATCCCGGCGCGCCGTTCGGCGAACCCCTGCGGGCGATTCGCGACCTGATCGCGCAGGGCAAGGTGCGCTACTACGGCGTCTCCAACTTCAAGGGCTGGCGCATCGCCGAGGTCTGCCGGACCGCCGATGCGCTGGGCATGGACCGCCCGGTGTGCAGCCAGCCGCTCTACAACATCGTCGACCGGCTCTCGGAGGTCGAACAGCTTCCGGCGGCCGGTCATTACGGGGTCGGCGTGGTGCCCTACAGCCCGCTCGCCCGCGGGGTGCTTTCGGGCAAGTACGATCCCGGCAAGAAGCCGCCGAAGGATTCGCGTGCCGGCCGCGGCGACGTACGCATCCAGCAGACCGAATGGCGCGAGGAATCGCTCGAAATCGCCCGCAAGATCGCCAGGCGGGCGAAGCAGAAGGGGCTTTCGACCGTCGCCTTTTCAATCGCTTGGGTGCTGAGGAACCGCTTCGTCAGTTCGGCCATCGTCGGGCCGCGGACCGAGGAGCAGTGGGACGCCTACCTGCCCGCACTTGAGGCCACGCTCGACGCCGAGGACGAGGCGTTCGTCGACGCCCTGGTGCCGCGGGGTCACGCTTCCACACCAGGTTACACCGACCCAGCCTATCCCATAGAGGGGCGGGTCTTACGCTGATTATCCAACGCGAAAGTTTGCCAGCGTTCGCTGATTGCAGGTTAGTGATTGCCGCTTATGCTGCGGCGCGGCGCTCGACGACGGCGGGCGCGGTTTCGGTTAAACCTAGCGAGATCAGGCAGAACAATACTCCGACCGCCGCCAGCAGCCAGGGCAGGATGCCGAGGCCGAGACTGTCGGCGGCCATGCCGACGAGCACCGGCATCAGCCCGGCGCCCAGGATTTCCCCGACGCCGGCGTTGAAGCCCATCGCGGTTCCCCTGAGATGCGCCGGGGCGGACTCGCCCGGGATGATTGCCATGATCAGCGCCCCGGTGCCGGCGCCACCTGCTGCGGCGAGCAACGTGCCGCCGAACACTATCGGCGACGAGCCTTGCGCCAGCGCCATCATCAGTGCGCCGACCACGGTGATGGCGTAAGCCGCGAAGATGATCGGCTTGCGCCCGTACTTGTCCGACAGCAGCGGGCAGACGAAAGCGAAGAACACGCCGACCACGCCGACGCCGGTCATCGCCGCGCCCATCGTCACCGCGTCCATCCCGGCGACGTTGACGAGGTAGAGCGGGCCGAAGCCGAGCAGCGAGGCATAACAGGTCATGTTGAGCGCCGCGAGGAGGACCGCGAAGCGGATGTTGCGGACCTTGAGCAGCGGCCCGATCGCACCCTTCGGCGTATCGCTGGTCCGCGTGTGCGGCGGATTGCGGATCAGCAGCCAGATGGCGCCGGCCATGATGAGCCCGGGAATGCCGGCGACCCAGAACGCCTCGCGCCAGCCGAAAGCGGCGCCGACCCCGACGATAACCAGCGGCCCGAGCAGCGGGATGGCCTGCAATCCGATCGTGGAAGTCATACCGACCGCCAGCCCGCGCCGCCCGGGCGCCACTTCGCTCGTCACGATGTGGAAGGTCAGCGGCGGCAGCCCGCCCTCGGCAAATCCCATCAGCATGCGTGCCGCGGCCAGCGTCAGGAAACCGAGCGCCAGGCCCGAACTGATCGAGGCGAGCGAAAAGACCGCCGTCGCGATGACGAGGAGCAGCTTGGCCTGGCCGGTCACGTCGGCGGCGCGGGGCAGGGCGAAGCTCGAGAGTGCCCAGCCCACCGCAAGCGCCCCGGTAATGAGGCCGACCTGAGTGTTGTCCAGTCCGAATTCGGGCTGGATCATCGGCGCCAGCAGGCCGAACGCGGTGCGGTCGAGGAAAACGATTCCGATATTTACACCCAGCAGCCCGACCAGCAGCGTCTGGTAGCGCCCGCTCGGCGCGGCCGACTTCATTCCCACGTCCACGGCTGTGGCCATAGTCCCTCTCCTCTTGCCCGCCGCCTGCGTATCACGCAGGGGCAATTTGCGCGCTTCAAAAATGCGCGGCGGTCGCTTCGGTGGCCGGGATCTTCCGGCCGCGGATCAGGTCGGCGGCCTTCTCGCCGATCATGATGCACGGCAGGTTCGTGTTGCCCGAGGTGATCGTCGGCATGATCGAGGCGTCGGCGACGCGCAGGCCTTCAATTCCGCGGACCCGCAACTCGGCGTCGACCGCTGCCTGCTCGTCAACCCCCATCCGGCAGGTTCCAACCGGGTGCGAGCGGGTCGCGGCGTTGCGGCGGATATAGTCCGCGAGGTCGTCCTCCTCGCCGCCGGGTTTTACTTCGCGGACGATCATGCCGGCCAGCGGTCCCCGCGCGTAGAGGTCGCGGCTCACCTGCAGCGCGCGGATCATGCCGGCGAGATCGTCCGGCTCAGCGAACATGTTAAACTGGATGCGCGGCGGGTCGCGCGGATCGGCCGAGCGCAGCTTGATCCAACCGCGCGATTTCGGCTGCAGAAATCCACAGCGCGCCGAGAGCCGGGCCGGGAAGGATCGCTGTAGCCCCGGCAGCCACATCCGTGCATCGCCGCTCATCGGCAGGCACATCATCTGCACGTCGGGACGGTCGAGGCCGGGCAGCGTGCGGACGAACAGGTTGGCCAGCGTGCCGGTCTGGGCGAACGGGCCATCCTGCCGGGCGAACCAGCGCATCGCCGCCAGCGCCGCGCGGTCGATGCGCAGATGCCGGGTCAGGCCAAGGTTCTCGCGCAAGTCGTATTCGTTGATGATGTTGGGATGTTCGATGAGATTGCGGCCGACGCCGGGCAGGTCGTGGACCGGCTCGATCCCGATGGCGCGCAGCTCGTCGGCCGGGCCGATCCCCGAGAGCAGCAGCAGTTGCGGAGTGTTGATCGCTCCGCCGCAGGCGACGATCTCGCGTTCGGCCCGCGCGACCTCGCCCCGGCCGTATTCGACCGCCACCGCGCGGCCTCTTTCGACGAGGATGCGGCGGGCGAGCGCGCCGGTGACGATGGTCAGGTTGCCCTGCCGCGCCGCGGGCCTGAGGTAGGCTCGCGCCGTGCTCGACCGCGCGCCGCCGCCGACGGTCGATTCCATCCGGCTGATGCCGTCCTGCTCGGCGGAATTGGGATCGGCGTTGAAGGCTATTCCGGCGTCCTGCGCGGCGGCCAGCGTCTCGTCCCACAGCAGGTCCGGCCCGCCCATCGGCTCGATCCGCACCGGACCATCGCCGCCATGCCATGCGCTTGTCCCGCGCCAATGGCTTTCGAGCCGCCGGAAATAAGGCAGGACCTCGGCGAAACCCCATCCCGAGAGCCCCATCGCCGCCCAGTCGTCGTAGTCGCGGGGGTTGCCGCGGATTGCGATCATCGCATTGATCGAGGAAGTTCCGCCGAGCGTGCGCCCGCGCGGGACGGGCAGGGTGCGGCCGCTTAGCCCGGGCTCCGGCTCGCTCACGTACTGCCAGGTGCCGATCCGCCCCATCGCCAGGCGCGGGAACGCCAGCGGCATGGCCTGCAACGGGTGGCGGTCGGGCGGACCGGCCTCGATCAGCAGGACGCGCACGTCTGGCTCCTCGCTCAGCCGCGCGGCGAGCGGTGCCCCGGAGGAGCCCGAGCCGATGACGATATAGTCGTACCCTCCTGCCATCGCCGTCGTTGTGCCCGCGCCGTGGAACCTCGTCCATCCCGCTCGGGCTTCTCGGCGAGCAGGCTGCGACGAGCGGTTACACTTTGCGCCAATTTGCCGCCCCTGCG is from Croceibacterium aestuarii and encodes:
- a CDS encoding GMC family oxidoreductase codes for the protein MAGGYDYIVIGSGSSGAPLAARLSEEPDVRVLLIEAGPPDRHPLQAMPLAFPRLAMGRIGTWQYVSEPEPGLSGRTLPVPRGRTLGGTSSINAMIAIRGNPRDYDDWAAMGLSGWGFAEVLPYFRRLESHWRGTSAWHGGDGPVRIEPMGGPDLLWDETLAAAQDAGIAFNADPNSAEQDGISRMESTVGGGARSSTARAYLRPAARQGNLTIVTGALARRILVERGRAVAVEYGRGEVARAEREIVACGGAINTPQLLLLSGIGPADELRAIGIEPVHDLPGVGRNLIEHPNIINEYDLRENLGLTRHLRIDRAALAAMRWFARQDGPFAQTGTLANLFVRTLPGLDRPDVQMMCLPMSGDARMWLPGLQRSFPARLSARCGFLQPKSRGWIKLRSADPRDPPRIQFNMFAEPDDLAGMIRALQVSRDLYARGPLAGMIVREVKPGGEEDDLADYIRRNAATRSHPVGTCRMGVDEQAAVDAELRVRGIEGLRVADASIMPTITSGNTNLPCIMIGEKAADLIRGRKIPATEATAAHF
- the rpiB gene encoding ribose 5-phosphate isomerase B, with the translated sequence MKIAIASDHAALDLKAALADAMREWGHEVLDLGPNSPDSVDYPDYGYKLASAVASGDAERGVALCGSGIGISIAVNRNAAVRCALVSDPYSAALAREHNDANVIAMGARLIGLDMAKACLQSFLVGQFGGDRHVRRVEKLSHSPQDS
- a CDS encoding aldo/keto reductase, with protein sequence MDYRYLGTSALKVSPLCLGTMMFGGATDETVARRIVDKARGQGVNFLDTADLYNAGACEEVVGRCIGGDRHHWVVATKFGYNMSGEPNEGGQSRKWIFQDVEDSLRRLGTDFIDVLYFHRADPGAPFGEPLRAIRDLIAQGKVRYYGVSNFKGWRIAEVCRTADALGMDRPVCSQPLYNIVDRLSEVEQLPAAGHYGVGVVPYSPLARGVLSGKYDPGKKPPKDSRAGRGDVRIQQTEWREESLEIARKIARRAKQKGLSTVAFSIAWVLRNRFVSSAIVGPRTEEQWDAYLPALEATLDAEDEAFVDALVPRGHASTPGYTDPAYPIEGRVLR
- the glyA gene encoding serine hydroxymethyltransferase → MSETLGHFWHDSLEQADPEVYAAIRNELARQRDRIELIASENITSPAVLEATGSVFTNKYAEGYPGRRYYGGCEYADVVETLAIERAKQLFGSKFANVQPNSGSQMNQAVFLALLNPGDTFMGLDLSSGGHLTHGSPVNMSGKWFNAVPYGVRKDDQRLDMDEIRRLAHEHKPKLIIAGATAYPRHWDFAAFRAIADEVGAYLLADMSHFAGLVAGGAHPSPIPHAHVTTTTTHKSLRGPRSGIILWNDEELSKPLNMAVFPGMQGGPLVHVIAGKAVAFGEALRPEFKTYAASIVENAKALAASLEEAGLRIVSGGTDNHLMLVDLTPKDVTGKAAETGLDRAFLTCNKNGIPFDTRSPFVTSGVRLGTPAGTTRGFGPAEFRKIGGLIAEVVEGLSRNGDEGDAQVEESVRRRVGELCAAFPVYPGR
- the nrdR gene encoding transcriptional regulator NrdR, which produces MRCPFCAHDDSQVKDSRPTEDNTAIRRRRQCESCGARFTTFERVQLREVTVVKSDGKREPFERGKIEQSVALACRKRGIEQERIDQLVSGIQRQVETMGDAEIPSNRVGEMVMDGLRQLDSVAYIRFASVYRDFGEPRDFEEFASSVRDVGPG
- a CDS encoding MFS transporter, giving the protein MATAVDVGMKSAAPSGRYQTLLVGLLGVNIGIVFLDRTAFGLLAPMIQPEFGLDNTQVGLITGALAVGWALSSFALPRAADVTGQAKLLLVIATAVFSLASISSGLALGFLTLAAARMLMGFAEGGLPPLTFHIVTSEVAPGRRGLAVGMTSTIGLQAIPLLGPLVIVGVGAAFGWREAFWVAGIPGLIMAGAIWLLIRNPPHTRTSDTPKGAIGPLLKVRNIRFAVLLAALNMTCYASLLGFGPLYLVNVAGMDAVTMGAAMTGVGVVGVFFAFVCPLLSDKYGRKPIIFAAYAITVVGALMMALAQGSSPIVFGGTLLAAAGGAGTGALIMAIIPGESAPAHLRGTAMGFNAGVGEILGAGLMPVLVGMAADSLGLGILPWLLAAVGVLFCLISLGLTETAPAVVERRAAA